A window from Sinorhizobium mexicanum encodes these proteins:
- the purD gene encoding phosphoribosylamine--glycine ligase → MANPRRNVLLIDSTGRGHALADLFQRTDPSVEVFYGPGNSAVAHERIHTVPEVLLGDPASAVRFCQARAIDFVFVSHIDALSTGYVDFLKTSGIPTIGPDRAAARLETSKAFTKSLLKRYGVNTARFEVFDRPEPAKRYIRRLDYDVVVKADGLCEGNGAYVCDDQASALQAVDTIMLTRAHKDAGNRIIVEERLFGLEISIFALFDGKDFLICPAALDYKRSNDGNKGVNCDGMGSLSPHPLADKALYREIGTEILEPLRAAILGEGLNYNGFIYVGAMLCHDGIKVIEINARFGDSEAQVVLPKVQTNFVRLCEGVLQGTLGSLSIETDNKCYCNVVAGQGATIRLDKDGSEIRYRGWPHGDFEVGFPISGLDSLDRRNCHLFFANVHRDAEDCLVTSGGRVLHVTGVGDNCAQAVHHAYTNIEKIRFAGMSYRSDIGVIYEPVMRCGRESEILPRHWMWQMPCESDATRPGAASSTPVHANAYPTLVQQ, encoded by the coding sequence ATGGCGAATCCCAGACGCAACGTGCTGCTCATCGATTCGACCGGGAGGGGGCATGCGCTGGCCGACCTTTTCCAGCGCACAGACCCATCCGTCGAGGTTTTCTACGGGCCAGGAAACTCGGCGGTCGCGCACGAGCGCATCCACACGGTGCCTGAGGTTTTACTAGGCGATCCGGCATCGGCGGTGCGATTTTGTCAAGCCCGTGCCATAGATTTTGTCTTTGTCTCTCACATCGACGCGCTCTCTACCGGCTACGTCGACTTCCTAAAGACCAGCGGGATTCCGACAATTGGCCCTGACCGTGCTGCAGCTCGACTGGAGACGAGCAAGGCGTTTACGAAGTCGCTCCTGAAACGGTATGGCGTGAATACGGCCCGTTTCGAGGTCTTCGACCGGCCGGAACCTGCTAAACGATACATCCGCAGGCTCGACTATGATGTTGTCGTCAAGGCGGACGGATTGTGCGAAGGCAATGGCGCCTATGTTTGCGACGACCAGGCGTCGGCGCTTCAAGCCGTCGACACCATCATGCTGACGCGGGCGCACAAGGATGCTGGAAACCGCATCATCGTTGAGGAGCGTCTCTTCGGACTGGAGATATCAATTTTCGCTCTATTCGACGGAAAGGACTTCCTGATCTGCCCGGCGGCCCTCGACTACAAGCGCTCCAATGACGGCAACAAAGGCGTGAATTGCGACGGTATGGGGTCGCTCTCCCCGCATCCGCTCGCGGACAAGGCGCTTTACCGTGAGATAGGGACCGAGATCCTGGAGCCGCTACGAGCTGCAATCTTGGGAGAAGGCCTGAACTATAACGGGTTCATCTATGTCGGCGCCATGCTATGCCATGACGGCATCAAAGTCATCGAGATCAATGCCCGCTTTGGCGACTCGGAAGCTCAGGTCGTCCTGCCCAAGGTACAAACCAATTTCGTTCGGCTTTGCGAAGGCGTCCTTCAGGGAACCCTTGGCTCTTTGAGTATCGAGACAGATAATAAATGTTACTGCAATGTAGTAGCTGGACAAGGGGCGACGATACGATTGGACAAGGACGGGAGCGAGATCCGCTACCGCGGCTGGCCACATGGAGATTTCGAGGTCGGCTTCCCCATTTCCGGACTCGATTCGCTGGATCGCCGTAATTGCCATCTGTTCTTCGCTAATGTCCATCGCGATGCCGAGGACTGTCTTGTGACGTCCGGCGGCCGCGTGCTGCATGTCACGGGCGTCGGTGACAATTGTGCGCAAGCCGTCCATCATGCCTATACTAACATTGAGAAGATACGCTTTGCGGGCATGTCTTACCGCTCCGACATCGGCGTGATCTACGAGCCGGTAATGCGATGCGGCAGGGAAAGTGAGATTCTGCCGCGGCACTGGATGTGGCAAATGCCCTGCGAGTCCGACGCCACCCGCCCGGGGGCTGCCAGCTCTACACCTGTGCATGCGAACGCCTACCCCACGCTGGTGCAGCAATAA
- a CDS encoding ectoine synthase, which produces MIIRTIDEAKQSDRRVTAENWESIRLLLSEDKVGFSFHITTMYPNTETRIWYKNHFEAVFCIEGDGEIETLADGKIYPIRPGTIYILDEHDRHLLRANTQMRNVCVFVPALHGNETHDADGSYPLEPAPARR; this is translated from the coding sequence ATGATCATCAGGACGATAGACGAGGCGAAGCAATCAGACCGGCGCGTCACCGCGGAGAACTGGGAGAGCATTCGCCTTCTCCTTAGCGAGGACAAAGTCGGATTCTCGTTCCATATCACGACCATGTACCCGAACACAGAGACCCGCATCTGGTACAAGAACCACTTCGAGGCCGTGTTCTGCATCGAAGGCGATGGTGAGATCGAAACCTTGGCGGACGGCAAGATTTACCCCATCCGACCAGGGACGATCTATATTCTGGACGAACACGACAGGCATCTCCTTCGCGCCAACACGCAAATGCGCAACGTCTGCGTCTTTGTCCCGGCCCTCCATGGTAACGAGACCCATGACGCCGATGGATCATATCCCCTGGAGCCCGCACCCGCGCGGCGTTGA
- a CDS encoding GNAT family N-acetyltransferase: MSDAIVEIRLAGSADRQGWRSLWSQYCTDQGVDSSEQSAETIWRRIENLDNSTKALIAVEAGGVTLAFINYIIHSHTWSDRMLCFVVDLYVDHSWRRQGIAEAMIAHLAAEGRRQGWARLYWNTDKSNVRARALYDKIARLSPYLSYFLEL; this comes from the coding sequence ATGTCGGACGCCATCGTGGAAATTCGCCTAGCAGGAAGTGCCGACCGTCAGGGATGGCGATCACTTTGGAGCCAGTACTGCACCGACCAGGGTGTCGACAGCTCCGAACAGTCAGCAGAGACGATCTGGCGGCGGATCGAGAACCTAGACAACTCAACCAAGGCGCTCATCGCTGTCGAAGCAGGCGGCGTTACCTTAGCTTTCATCAACTATATCATCCACTCCCACACCTGGAGCGACCGGATGCTCTGCTTCGTCGTCGATCTTTATGTCGATCATTCCTGGCGGCGCCAAGGAATCGCGGAAGCGATGATCGCGCATCTTGCTGCCGAGGGTCGTCGCCAGGGCTGGGCGAGGCTCTATTGGAATACGGACAAGTCCAATGTGCGCGCGCGGGCGCTTTACGACAAGATTGCTCGATTAAGCCCATATCTCTCCTATTTTCTTGAGCTGTAG